In a single window of the Rhodococcus qingshengii JCM 15477 genome:
- a CDS encoding heavy metal-responsive transcriptional regulator, with protein MDIPVRWKVKDLVKIGELAARSGVAPKTLRFYEDSGVIPVPVRKSNGYRDYGPESLARLRFVRSAQSAGFTLREIREILTTHDRGAAPCEQVVEMLSEHLSQVRGKIRELATLETNLVALLSRAEGEIPSEADDVGVCWILESESQEGVAES; from the coding sequence ATGGACATTCCAGTGCGATGGAAGGTCAAGGATCTCGTGAAAATTGGTGAACTGGCCGCTCGAAGTGGCGTTGCCCCGAAAACGCTGCGTTTCTACGAGGACAGTGGGGTGATTCCCGTCCCGGTCCGAAAGTCCAACGGCTACCGGGACTACGGTCCGGAATCTCTTGCGCGTTTGCGGTTCGTCCGCAGCGCCCAGTCTGCAGGTTTCACCTTGCGAGAGATCCGCGAGATCCTCACCACCCATGACCGCGGGGCGGCTCCTTGTGAACAGGTCGTGGAGATGCTCTCGGAGCATCTTTCCCAGGTTCGTGGCAAGATCCGCGAACTTGCCACGCTCGAAACAAACCTTGTTGCTTTGCTGAGTCGAGCGGAAGGTGAGATTCCGTCGGAAGCCGACGATGTCGGTGTGTGCTGGATCCTGGAATCCGAGTCTCAGGAAGGTGTTGCCGAATCGTGA
- a CDS encoding heavy metal translocating P-type ATPase: protein MSDACGCGHDEPRVEGEEEHGPEKWWQVTEIRAAAAAGVLLIAALIVGLAGGPDALGLGLEVGALLISGYTFVPSTLARLVKGKIGVGTLMTIAAVGAVLLGEVGEAAMLAFLFAISEGLEEYAVTRTRRGLRALLSLVPATATVLRGGREETVPPSELQLGELMVVKPGERIATDGVIRTGRTALDTSAITGESVPVEAGPGNEVFAGSINGTGVLEVEVTADAQDNSLAKIVRIVEAEQSRKGEAQRLADKIAKPLVPGVMIVAAVIAAVGSVLGDPLVWIERALVVLVAASPCALAIAIPVTVVAAIGAASKLGVLVKGGGALEALGRIRTVALDKTGTLTRNQPAVIDVATADGASREDVLAVAAALEARSEHPLARAILAAVDDYAPADDVDAVTGAGLTGAIDGIPVRLGRPGWIDPGPLAGDIERMQHAGATAVLIERAGTVIGAVAVRDELRPEAREVVAGLRRGGYTVAMLTGDNERTAQALAADVGIDDVHADLRPEDKARIVETLRASRPTAMVGDGVNDAPALATADLGIAMGAMGSDVAIETADVALMGEDLRHLPQALAHARRSRTIMLQNVGLSLAIITVLMPLALFGVLGLAAVVLVHEVAEIVVIANGVRAGRAQAFPTGSVPAPAGKVEART, encoded by the coding sequence GTGAGTGACGCATGCGGTTGCGGTCACGACGAACCCCGCGTCGAAGGCGAGGAAGAACACGGGCCCGAAAAGTGGTGGCAGGTTACCGAGATCCGGGCGGCTGCAGCTGCGGGCGTGCTGCTGATCGCGGCGCTGATAGTGGGCCTGGCCGGTGGGCCGGATGCTCTCGGGCTCGGTCTCGAGGTGGGCGCCCTGCTCATTTCCGGTTACACGTTCGTCCCGTCCACTCTCGCACGCCTGGTCAAGGGCAAGATCGGGGTCGGCACCCTGATGACGATCGCGGCTGTCGGCGCGGTACTGCTCGGTGAGGTGGGCGAAGCGGCCATGCTCGCGTTCTTGTTCGCGATCAGCGAGGGACTCGAAGAGTATGCGGTCACCCGCACTCGCCGGGGCCTGCGGGCCTTGCTGTCTCTGGTGCCGGCCACCGCGACAGTTCTCCGCGGCGGCCGCGAGGAAACCGTTCCGCCCTCCGAACTCCAGCTCGGCGAGCTCATGGTCGTCAAGCCTGGGGAACGGATCGCCACCGACGGGGTCATCCGCACCGGACGCACCGCTCTGGACACCTCCGCGATTACCGGTGAATCGGTGCCCGTCGAAGCCGGTCCCGGCAACGAGGTGTTCGCAGGATCGATCAACGGCACCGGCGTCCTCGAAGTCGAGGTCACCGCAGATGCGCAGGACAATTCGCTGGCCAAAATCGTGCGGATCGTCGAGGCCGAGCAGTCCCGCAAGGGCGAGGCGCAACGCCTCGCCGACAAGATCGCCAAACCGCTGGTTCCAGGTGTGATGATCGTCGCCGCAGTTATCGCCGCGGTCGGCAGTGTGCTCGGCGATCCGCTGGTGTGGATCGAACGCGCCCTGGTGGTGCTGGTCGCCGCCTCCCCGTGTGCGCTGGCCATCGCGATCCCTGTCACCGTTGTCGCCGCGATCGGTGCGGCGTCCAAGCTCGGTGTCCTGGTCAAGGGCGGCGGTGCACTCGAGGCCCTCGGCCGGATCCGCACCGTTGCGTTGGACAAGACCGGCACCCTCACCCGCAACCAGCCTGCCGTGATCGATGTGGCCACGGCGGACGGCGCCAGCCGCGAGGACGTTCTCGCGGTGGCCGCAGCGTTGGAGGCGCGCAGCGAGCACCCTCTCGCTCGCGCGATTCTCGCCGCCGTCGACGACTACGCACCCGCCGACGACGTGGACGCGGTCACAGGGGCGGGCCTGACCGGGGCCATCGACGGCATACCTGTGCGCCTCGGTCGACCGGGCTGGATCGACCCGGGTCCGCTGGCAGGGGATATCGAGCGGATGCAGCATGCCGGCGCCACTGCGGTGCTGATCGAGCGCGCCGGAACGGTCATCGGGGCGGTCGCCGTCCGTGACGAGCTCCGACCGGAAGCACGTGAGGTGGTTGCCGGGCTACGACGCGGCGGGTACACCGTCGCGATGCTCACCGGCGACAACGAACGCACCGCCCAGGCGCTGGCCGCCGACGTCGGGATCGACGACGTGCACGCCGACCTGCGCCCGGAGGACAAGGCACGGATCGTGGAAACCTTGCGTGCGAGCCGCCCGACGGCAATGGTCGGGGACGGTGTCAACGACGCCCCCGCCCTGGCCACCGCCGACTTGGGCATTGCCATGGGCGCGATGGGTTCCGACGTGGCCATCGAGACCGCCGATGTTGCTCTGATGGGTGAGGACCTGCGGCACCTGCCGCAGGCGTTGGCGCACGCGCGCCGCTCCCGGACCATCATGTTGCAGAACGTCGGACTGTCGCTGGCGATCATCACCGTTCTGATGCCGTTGGCCTTGTTCGGGGTTCTCGGCCTGGCCGCCGTGGTCCTGGTGCACGAGGTCGCTGAGATCGTGGTCATCGCCAACGGTGTCCGGGCCGGCCGCGCGCAAGCCTTCCCCACCGGATCGGTACCCGCACCGGCGGGGAAGGTCGAGGCCCGCACGTGA
- a CDS encoding MerR family transcriptional regulator yields MRSSELATLAGVNVQTLRYYERRGLLQHPPRSTSGYRSYPDETVEIVRFVKRAQEHGFSLDEINELLHLAGGGPDDCDTARRLAQTKITEFGEKIRDLQRMRASLTEFASTCARPRADRHCPMLQTLHTDKGRP; encoded by the coding sequence ATGCGTAGCAGTGAACTGGCCACCCTCGCCGGGGTGAACGTACAGACGTTGCGGTACTACGAACGGCGCGGACTCCTGCAGCACCCGCCGCGATCCACCTCGGGATACCGCTCATATCCGGACGAAACTGTCGAAATTGTCCGGTTCGTCAAACGCGCCCAAGAACACGGCTTCAGCCTCGACGAAATCAACGAACTTCTCCATCTCGCCGGCGGCGGACCGGACGATTGCGACACCGCTCGGCGACTGGCGCAGACGAAGATCACCGAGTTCGGCGAAAAGATCCGAGATCTGCAACGCATGCGGGCCTCGCTGACCGAGTTCGCGTCCACCTGCGCGCGACCGCGAGCGGACCGGCACTGCCCCATGCTCCAGACACTGCACACCGACAAAGGACGACCATGA
- a CDS encoding low molecular weight phosphatase family protein: MSTPSVLFVCVKNGGKSQMAAGLMRKAAGDQVDVYSAGTKPGDAVNALSAETLLEVGVDITGQTPTLIDPQLVRDVDLVVTLGNEAKVDSVAGTDFENWDTDEPSERGIDGIERMRLVRDDIAARVDALADRLTTP, from the coding sequence ATGAGTACACCGTCAGTGCTGTTCGTGTGCGTCAAGAACGGCGGAAAATCCCAGATGGCCGCCGGCCTCATGCGCAAAGCCGCCGGCGACCAGGTGGACGTGTACTCCGCCGGCACCAAACCCGGCGACGCGGTCAACGCCCTGTCCGCCGAAACCCTCCTCGAAGTCGGGGTGGACATCACCGGACAAACTCCGACGCTGATCGATCCGCAACTCGTGCGCGATGTCGACCTCGTCGTCACCCTGGGCAACGAAGCGAAGGTCGACTCCGTCGCCGGCACCGACTTCGAGAACTGGGACACCGACGAGCCGTCCGAACGCGGCATCGACGGAATCGAACGAATGCGCCTGGTCCGCGACGACATCGCCGCCCGCGTCGACGCACTCGCCGATCGTCTGACCACGCCCTGA
- a CDS encoding ArsO family NAD(P)H-dependent flavin-containing monooxygenase — translation MPISTDVVVIGGGQAGMAAGYYLRRTGRDFVILDAETSPGGSWQHYWDSLHLFSPAGYSSLPGWPMPAWSPGFPPASHVAEYLTAYETRYDLPVQRPVRVTSVTRSGGGYLVESDRGSWFARAVVNTTGTWRQPFWPIYPGIREFTGTQIHTTSYKSPAPFAGSKVAVVGGGNSAAQIVAEVSTVAETLWLTTREPRFLPDDVDGRVLFDVAREHAREIAAGETDSGGIAGLGDIVMVPPVKAARDRGVMVAHPMFDRLTATGLVFGDHVEPVDVIIWCTGFRPVLRHLQSLGLRDAETGRIDMDGAHVAGEPGLIFLGYGDWTGPASATIIGVGRTARDAIAALDDEVFALPVN, via the coding sequence ATGCCGATCTCCACCGACGTGGTCGTGATCGGAGGTGGTCAAGCCGGAATGGCAGCCGGGTACTACCTGCGCCGCACCGGGCGCGACTTCGTGATCCTCGACGCCGAAACATCGCCCGGTGGATCGTGGCAGCACTACTGGGACTCACTGCACCTGTTCTCACCCGCCGGGTACTCCTCACTGCCCGGTTGGCCGATGCCGGCATGGAGCCCGGGTTTCCCGCCCGCCTCACATGTCGCGGAGTACCTCACCGCCTACGAGACCCGATACGACCTGCCGGTGCAGCGCCCGGTCCGAGTCACCTCGGTAACCCGGTCCGGCGGTGGGTATCTCGTCGAATCCGATCGCGGCAGCTGGTTCGCGCGGGCTGTCGTTAACACCACCGGTACGTGGCGCCAACCGTTCTGGCCGATCTACCCCGGTATCCGCGAGTTCACCGGCACCCAAATCCATACCACCAGCTACAAATCGCCGGCACCGTTCGCCGGTAGCAAGGTTGCTGTCGTCGGCGGCGGAAACTCTGCTGCGCAGATCGTCGCCGAAGTCTCCACCGTCGCCGAGACACTCTGGTTGACGACGCGGGAACCACGATTCCTGCCCGACGACGTCGACGGCCGGGTCCTTTTCGACGTCGCGCGTGAACATGCCCGTGAAATCGCAGCTGGCGAAACCGATTCCGGTGGCATCGCCGGACTCGGCGACATCGTGATGGTGCCGCCGGTCAAAGCCGCCCGCGACCGCGGCGTGATGGTGGCGCACCCGATGTTCGACCGACTCACCGCCACCGGACTGGTCTTCGGCGATCACGTCGAACCGGTGGACGTGATCATCTGGTGCACCGGATTCCGTCCGGTACTGCGGCATCTGCAGTCCCTCGGATTACGGGATGCCGAGACCGGGCGCATCGACATGGACGGAGCGCACGTCGCCGGCGAACCCGGATTGATTTTCCTCGGGTACGGCGACTGGACCGGACCCGCATCGGCCACCATCATCGGTGTCGGCCGCACTGCCCGCGACGCCATCGCAGCACTCGACGACGAAGTCTTTGCTCTCCCCGTCAACTGA
- the arsA gene encoding arsenical pump-driving ATPase, which produces MKFLNDAPRFLFFTGKGGVGKTSIACASAITLARAGKKVLLVSTDPASNVGQVFGVSIGNTITDIPAAPGLSALEIDPEQAAAAYRERIIGPVRGLLPDKDIAAIAEQLSGSCTTEIASFNEFTGLLSGQDDITAAFDHVLFDTAPTGHTIRLLQLPGSWTEFLDDGKGDASCLGPLSGLDKQRAIYADAVAALADPQRTRLVLVSRAQRSTLAEITRTHRELADIGLTHQHVVINGVLPEPADDTDPLETAIHRREQAAIAALPDELAQLPTDQVPLKAANIVGIDALEGLFIPDTGAVAAPPAAAPQPLSAPLSALIDELDTDDHGLIMCMGKGGVGKTTIAAAIAVALAGRGHQVHLTTTDPAAHLTDTLGGELDNLQVSRIDPAEATEQYRNRVLTTKGKNLDERGRANLAEDLRSPCTEEVAVFQAFSRVIHESSRKFVVVDTAPTGHTLLLLDATGSYHREIARQMGENTNFTTPLMRLQDPQATKVLLVTLAETTPVLEAAGLQADLQRAGIEPWAWVVNNSLAAAEPTSPLLQQRAAGEITEIDSITRRYSQRTAIVPMLAEEPVGTTALTALCKA; this is translated from the coding sequence ATGAAGTTCCTCAACGACGCGCCCCGATTCCTGTTCTTCACCGGCAAGGGAGGTGTCGGCAAAACGTCCATCGCCTGCGCGAGTGCAATAACCCTCGCCCGTGCGGGGAAGAAAGTGCTGCTCGTGAGCACCGATCCCGCCTCGAACGTCGGGCAGGTGTTCGGGGTGAGCATCGGCAACACCATCACCGACATCCCCGCAGCGCCCGGACTGTCGGCACTCGAGATCGACCCGGAACAAGCCGCCGCCGCCTATCGTGAGCGCATCATCGGCCCCGTGCGCGGGCTGCTCCCGGACAAGGACATCGCTGCGATCGCCGAGCAGCTCTCCGGGTCCTGCACCACCGAAATCGCGTCGTTCAACGAGTTCACCGGACTGCTCTCCGGCCAAGACGACATCACCGCCGCCTTCGACCACGTCCTCTTCGACACCGCCCCGACCGGGCACACCATCCGGCTGCTTCAACTCCCCGGATCGTGGACCGAGTTCCTCGACGACGGCAAAGGCGACGCATCATGCCTGGGGCCGCTGTCCGGGCTCGACAAGCAGCGCGCCATCTACGCCGACGCCGTCGCTGCGCTCGCCGATCCGCAGCGGACCCGCCTCGTCCTGGTCTCACGTGCCCAGCGCTCGACGCTCGCCGAAATCACCCGCACCCACCGCGAACTCGCCGACATCGGACTGACCCACCAACACGTCGTCATCAACGGAGTTCTCCCCGAACCCGCCGACGACACCGATCCACTCGAGACCGCGATCCACCGACGCGAGCAAGCTGCGATCGCCGCCCTGCCAGACGAATTGGCGCAACTGCCCACCGATCAGGTCCCACTCAAAGCGGCCAACATCGTCGGTATCGACGCACTCGAGGGCCTCTTCATCCCCGACACCGGCGCGGTAGCTGCACCGCCGGCTGCAGCCCCGCAGCCGCTCAGCGCTCCGCTCTCGGCCCTGATCGACGAACTCGACACAGACGATCACGGCCTCATCATGTGCATGGGCAAAGGCGGAGTGGGAAAGACCACCATCGCCGCCGCGATCGCTGTCGCCCTCGCCGGCCGTGGACATCAGGTGCATCTGACCACCACCGACCCCGCCGCGCACCTCACGGACACTCTCGGCGGAGAACTCGACAACCTCCAGGTCTCCCGTATCGACCCCGCGGAAGCCACCGAGCAGTACCGCAACCGCGTCCTGACCACCAAGGGCAAGAACCTCGACGAACGAGGCCGCGCCAACCTCGCCGAAGACCTCCGATCGCCGTGCACGGAGGAAGTGGCGGTCTTCCAAGCATTTTCGCGAGTCATCCACGAATCGAGCCGCAAATTTGTCGTCGTGGACACGGCCCCGACCGGTCACACGCTGTTGCTGCTCGATGCGACCGGCTCGTATCACCGCGAGATCGCCCGCCAGATGGGGGAGAACACGAACTTCACGACACCGTTGATGCGACTTCAGGACCCACAGGCCACGAAGGTCCTGCTCGTGACCCTCGCGGAAACCACACCGGTGCTCGAAGCTGCTGGTTTGCAAGCGGATCTGCAGCGTGCGGGAATTGAGCCTTGGGCGTGGGTGGTCAACAATTCCCTCGCTGCTGCCGAACCGACCTCGCCGCTTCTGCAGCAGCGTGCGGCGGGTGAGATCACCGAGATCGACAGCATTACACGCCGATACAGTCAGCGAACGGCGATCGTTCCGATGCTTGCCGAAGAACCCGTCGGCACAACCGCATTGACGGCTTTGTGTAAGGCCTAG
- the arsB gene encoding ACR3 family arsenite efflux transporter, which translates to MSNTAATTEHPEVVGKLSTLDRYLAVWIGVAMVVGLLVGRWIPGVNTALEKVQIDGISLPIALGLLIMMYPVLAKVRYDRLDTVTGDKKLLAGSLFLNWVLGPALMFALAWLFLPDLPEYRTGLIIVGIARCIAMVIIWNDLACGDREAAAVLVAINSVFQVIMFAVLGWFYLSVLPGWLGLEQTTIDTSPWQIAKSVLIFLGIPLLAGFLSRFFGERAKGRDWYDTKFIPKISPWALYGLLFTIVVLFSMQGEQITSQPWDVVRIALPLLAYFALMWGGGYILGAAIGLGYERTTTLAFTAAGNNFELAIAVAIATYGATSGQALAGVVGPLIEVPVLVGLVYVSLALRKRFAVKEVSPAPTAT; encoded by the coding sequence ATGAGCAACACCGCTGCCACCACCGAACACCCCGAAGTCGTCGGAAAACTCTCCACCCTCGACCGCTATCTTGCGGTCTGGATCGGCGTGGCCATGGTCGTCGGCCTGTTGGTTGGACGCTGGATCCCCGGTGTGAACACTGCCCTGGAGAAGGTGCAGATCGACGGCATCTCCCTGCCGATCGCCCTCGGCCTGCTGATCATGATGTACCCGGTGTTGGCGAAGGTCCGCTACGACCGCCTCGACACAGTCACCGGGGACAAGAAACTCCTCGCCGGCTCCCTGTTCCTGAACTGGGTTCTCGGCCCGGCGCTGATGTTCGCCCTCGCCTGGCTGTTTCTGCCCGACCTGCCGGAATACCGAACCGGTTTGATCATCGTCGGTATCGCTCGCTGCATCGCGATGGTGATCATCTGGAACGACCTGGCGTGCGGAGACCGCGAAGCCGCCGCGGTGCTGGTCGCCATCAACTCGGTGTTCCAGGTGATCATGTTCGCCGTGCTCGGTTGGTTCTACCTCTCGGTCCTGCCCGGGTGGCTCGGCCTCGAACAGACCACCATCGACACCTCGCCCTGGCAGATTGCGAAATCGGTCCTGATCTTTCTCGGTATCCCGCTGCTGGCAGGTTTTCTGTCCCGCTTCTTCGGTGAACGCGCCAAAGGCCGCGACTGGTATGACACCAAGTTCATCCCCAAGATCAGCCCCTGGGCGCTCTACGGTCTGCTGTTCACCATCGTCGTGCTCTTCTCGATGCAGGGCGAACAGATCACCTCCCAGCCCTGGGATGTCGTCCGGATCGCGTTGCCGCTGCTGGCGTACTTCGCGCTCATGTGGGGCGGAGGCTACATCCTCGGCGCCGCAATCGGATTGGGCTATGAACGCACGACGACCCTGGCGTTCACCGCAGCGGGCAACAACTTCGAACTCGCGATCGCCGTAGCCATCGCCACCTACGGCGCCACCTCGGGGCAAGCTCTTGCCGGTGTTGTCGGCCCGCTGATCGAGGTACCGGTGCTCGTCGGGCTGGTCTATGTCTCCCTTGCTCTACGCAAACGCTTTGCCGTCAAAGAGGTTTCACCCGCACCCACCGCTACGTAA
- a CDS encoding ArsR/SmtB family transcription factor, with protein MTMNNEPGCLAATGSGSSLDAAVALFHSLSDGTRLSIVRRLAEGEARVADLIGELGLAQSTVSAHVACLRDCGLVDGRPEGRQVFYSLARPELMDLLASAETLLAATGNAVALCPNYGTAIGDSRE; from the coding sequence ATGACGATGAATAACGAGCCTGGATGCCTCGCCGCAACCGGCAGCGGGTCGAGCCTGGATGCGGCAGTGGCACTGTTCCACAGTCTCTCGGACGGCACCCGGTTGTCGATCGTGCGCCGTCTCGCCGAAGGAGAGGCGCGGGTTGCGGATTTGATCGGTGAACTCGGCCTCGCCCAGTCGACGGTGTCCGCACATGTTGCATGCCTACGTGATTGCGGTTTGGTCGACGGCAGACCGGAAGGTCGGCAGGTGTTCTACTCGCTGGCCCGGCCGGAATTGATGGACCTACTCGCCTCGGCGGAGACGCTGCTTGCCGCGACGGGGAACGCGGTTGCCTTGTGCCCGAATTACGGCACCGCCATCGGAGATAGCCGTGAGTGA
- a CDS encoding arsenate reductase ArsC translates to MMNEHRAQPDLLSPQAVLSRTAHDLAAKYVGVFSAQTVERYVFESYTALRRTAKIHTHLTSLAARFAADRLTALAQSSGALAKDVPEVLFVCVHNAGRSQMAAALLDYHARGRVHVRSAGSAPVHEINPAVTAAMAEIGIDLADGFPKPLTDDVVAAADCVVSMGCGDACVVYPGKRYLDWALDDPDGQPLEVVRAIRDDLDARVIALLTELTTPVAV, encoded by the coding sequence ATGATGAACGAGCACCGCGCCCAGCCCGATCTCCTCTCACCGCAGGCCGTTCTCTCGCGCACCGCGCACGACTTGGCGGCGAAGTACGTCGGAGTGTTCTCCGCGCAAACCGTCGAACGCTATGTCTTCGAGTCCTACACGGCGCTGCGCCGGACCGCGAAGATCCACACTCATCTCACCTCGCTCGCGGCGCGGTTCGCCGCCGACCGCCTCACCGCTTTGGCCCAGTCCAGCGGAGCACTCGCCAAGGACGTGCCCGAAGTTCTGTTCGTGTGTGTGCACAACGCGGGGCGGTCGCAGATGGCGGCGGCACTACTCGATTACCACGCCCGTGGCCGCGTTCATGTGCGCTCAGCCGGATCCGCGCCGGTCCACGAGATCAACCCCGCCGTCACCGCGGCGATGGCCGAGATCGGGATCGATCTGGCCGACGGGTTCCCGAAACCGCTCACCGATGATGTGGTCGCCGCGGCGGACTGTGTCGTCTCGATGGGCTGCGGTGATGCGTGCGTCGTCTACCCGGGGAAGAGGTACCTCGACTGGGCTCTCGACGATCCGGACGGGCAACCCCTCGAGGTGGTGCGGGCAATCCGCGACGACCTCGATGCACGGGTGATCGCGCTGCTCACCGAACTGACCACACCCGTCGCCGTCTGA
- a CDS encoding ArsR/SmtB family transcription factor, whose translation MSNQDGAEAGACCSPLVREPLTEDWAGDLARMFKALGDPVRLRLLSLVASHEGGEACVCDISDTFDLSQPTISHHLKVLRQAGLLDCERRGTWVYYWVIPAALQQLSAVLLVEGTSVSVADACAEVTA comes from the coding sequence ATGTCGAATCAAGATGGGGCGGAGGCCGGCGCTTGCTGCTCGCCGCTCGTCCGTGAACCGTTGACCGAGGATTGGGCCGGCGACCTGGCGCGGATGTTCAAAGCCCTCGGCGATCCCGTCCGCTTGCGCCTGCTGAGCTTGGTGGCAAGTCACGAGGGTGGTGAAGCCTGCGTCTGCGACATCTCGGATACGTTCGACCTGTCTCAGCCGACTATCTCGCATCACCTCAAGGTGCTGCGACAGGCCGGGCTGCTCGACTGTGAACGCCGCGGGACCTGGGTGTACTACTGGGTTATTCCGGCTGCGCTGCAACAGCTTTCCGCCGTGCTCCTGGTCGAAGGTACGAGCGTGAGTGTCGCGGACGCGTGCGCAGAGGTCACCGCATGA
- the arsD gene encoding arsenite efflux transporter metallochaperone ArsD produces MSTIEVFEPALCCNTGVCGDDVDQALITFTADLDWVAGNGGTITRHNLANDPLAFAGNDTVAAFLKLSGSEGLPLALVDGVTALTGKYPTRSQLAKWAGLTEPAAAEAPAGIMMLGLSDTSACCATDDADSTTCC; encoded by the coding sequence ATGAGCACCATCGAAGTATTCGAACCCGCCCTGTGCTGCAACACCGGAGTCTGCGGCGACGACGTCGACCAGGCACTGATCACCTTCACCGCCGACCTCGACTGGGTCGCGGGCAACGGCGGCACCATCACGCGCCACAACCTCGCCAATGACCCCCTCGCTTTCGCCGGAAACGACACCGTCGCCGCATTTCTCAAGCTGTCCGGCTCGGAAGGGCTCCCGTTGGCGCTCGTCGACGGAGTCACCGCGCTGACCGGCAAATATCCCACCCGCAGCCAACTTGCGAAATGGGCCGGCCTCACCGAACCCGCCGCCGCAGAGGCGCCGGCCGGGATCATGATGCTCGGACTCTCCGACACCTCGGCATGCTGCGCCACCGACGACGCCGACTCCACCACCTGCTGCTGA
- a CDS encoding arsenate reductase ArsC produces the protein MTSKPSVLFVCVHNAGRSQMAAGFLSHLAGDAIEVRSAGSAPANTINSAAVEAMAELGIDISAQTPKILTTDAVQDSDVVITMGCGDTCPIFPGKSYRDWVLDDPAGKGIDAVRPIRDEIKTRVQALISELTAPSVSR, from the coding sequence ATGACCAGCAAGCCCAGCGTCCTGTTCGTCTGTGTCCACAACGCCGGCCGATCGCAGATGGCCGCCGGATTCCTCAGCCACCTCGCCGGCGACGCCATCGAGGTCCGCTCCGCCGGATCCGCCCCCGCGAACACCATCAACTCCGCCGCAGTCGAAGCGATGGCCGAACTCGGAATCGACATCTCCGCCCAGACCCCGAAGATCCTCACCACCGACGCCGTGCAGGACTCCGATGTCGTGATCACGATGGGCTGCGGCGACACCTGCCCGATTTTCCCCGGCAAGAGCTACCGCGACTGGGTCCTCGACGATCCGGCCGGCAAAGGCATCGATGCGGTTCGCCCGATCCGCGACGAGATCAAGACTCGCGTACAAGCCCTGATCAGCGAACTCACCGCCCCGTCGGTATCGCGCTGA
- the trxB gene encoding thioredoxin-disulfide reductase gives MTIPSAVHDVIIVGSGPAGYTAGVYTARAELAPLLFEGTQFGGALMTTTEVENFPGFREGIMGPDLMEQMREQALRFDTDIRTEDVEEIDLSKPIKTVVANGETYAAHAIILAMGAAARYLGIPGEERLLGRGVSACATCDGFFFRDQDIVVVGGGDSAMEEATFLTRFARSVTLVHRREEFRASRIMLERAKANEKIRFLVNTEPLEVLGENSVTGLKVRDTVTGETSTLDITGMFVAIGHDPRSELVKGQVDLDDAGYVRVAPGSTATSVDGVFAAGDLVDHTYRQAITAAGTGCSAAIDAERWLADRGDITANTLDAAGHAVDVVGAP, from the coding sequence ATGACCATCCCGTCCGCGGTCCATGACGTCATCATTGTCGGTTCCGGACCGGCCGGCTACACCGCTGGTGTCTACACCGCGCGTGCTGAGCTCGCGCCCCTCCTCTTCGAGGGAACCCAGTTCGGTGGCGCCCTCATGACCACCACCGAAGTCGAAAACTTCCCCGGATTCCGCGAAGGAATCATGGGCCCCGATCTGATGGAACAGATGCGCGAGCAGGCACTGCGCTTCGACACCGACATCCGCACCGAGGACGTCGAGGAGATCGATCTGAGCAAGCCGATCAAGACCGTCGTCGCGAACGGCGAAACCTACGCCGCGCACGCGATCATCCTCGCCATGGGCGCGGCAGCCCGCTACCTGGGCATTCCCGGTGAAGAACGCCTCCTCGGCCGCGGCGTCAGCGCCTGCGCCACCTGCGACGGTTTCTTCTTCCGCGACCAGGACATCGTCGTGGTCGGCGGCGGTGACTCCGCCATGGAAGAAGCAACCTTCCTCACCCGCTTCGCCCGCAGCGTTACCCTCGTGCACCGCCGCGAAGAGTTCCGGGCCTCGCGCATCATGCTCGAGCGCGCCAAGGCGAACGAGAAGATCCGATTCCTCGTCAACACCGAACCCCTCGAAGTCCTGGGCGAGAACAGCGTCACCGGACTGAAGGTCCGTGACACCGTTACGGGCGAGACGTCCACCCTCGACATCACGGGCATGTTCGTCGCCATCGGCCACGATCCGCGCAGTGAACTCGTCAAGGGCCAGGTCGATCTCGACGACGCCGGCTACGTCCGCGTCGCCCCGGGCTCCACCGCCACCTCCGTCGACGGTGTTTTCGCGGCCGGCGACCTGGTCGATCACACGTACCGTCAGGCGATCACCGCTGCCGGCACCGGATGCTCCGCTGCGATCGACGCCGAACGCTGGCTTGCCGATCGTGGCGACATCACCGCCAACACCCTCGACGCAGCGGGCCATGCCGTCGATGTCGTCGGCGCCCCCTGA